The proteins below are encoded in one region of Bosea sp. BIWAKO-01:
- a CDS encoding response regulator transcription factor — MRILVVEDERRIADDVASALAEAGYVPEVVHDGEAAWFRAETDDFDALVLDLGLPKLDGLSVVRKLRAASVRTPILILTARGAWMERVEGIDAGADDYLPKPFQAEELVARVGALIRRTGGHLTPQLVYRDLNIDTRRRTVAVGGRNVELSPLEYRLLRYLVHNQGRVVSQGELIDHVYGGDHEPDSNAVEVLVGRLRRKVGAETIGTRRGHGYIIGS, encoded by the coding sequence ATGAGAATTCTCGTCGTGGAGGACGAGCGGCGCATAGCCGACGATGTCGCCTCCGCGCTTGCGGAAGCGGGCTATGTTCCGGAAGTCGTCCATGACGGTGAGGCCGCCTGGTTTCGCGCCGAGACGGACGATTTCGATGCGCTCGTGCTCGACCTCGGCCTGCCGAAGCTCGACGGGCTCTCGGTTGTGCGCAAGCTGCGGGCAGCCTCGGTCAGGACCCCCATACTGATCCTCACCGCGCGCGGCGCCTGGATGGAGCGCGTCGAAGGAATCGACGCTGGCGCCGACGACTATCTGCCCAAGCCTTTTCAGGCGGAAGAACTCGTCGCCCGGGTCGGCGCACTCATTCGCAGGACCGGAGGTCACCTGACGCCTCAACTGGTCTATCGTGACCTCAACATCGACACGCGCCGCAGAACGGTTGCGGTCGGCGGGCGCAATGTCGAGCTGTCTCCCTTGGAATACCGGCTGCTGCGCTACCTCGTGCATAATCAGGGCCGGGTCGTGTCGCAGGGCGAGCTGATCGATCACGTCTATGGCGGCGATCATGAACCCGACAGCAACGCCGTCGAAGTGCTGGTCGGGCGCTTGCGCCGGAAAGTTGGGGCCGAGACGATCGGCACCCGGCGTGGTCACGGCTACATCATCGGGAGCTGA
- a CDS encoding ATP-binding protein codes for MSSGSIRKRILMIAALTIAVTLAAAGAALILVFEQHVLKRIAIELEIRSSELAKAFELDADGNPLINHDLADARYQLPYGGAYWQISEGEVQHLRSRSLWDQILDTSTVKGEEKSKGAFEIDGPNNSELYVLERAVRLDGANGPRTFHLAVALDHADIGELRHAFSLDVAKILFLLALLLIGGAWLQMRFGLRPLHQLRASLTAVREGRTSRLTGTLPEEIKPLVDDLNRLLDRQDELVRKARDRAGLLAHGLKTPLTILSSEVARLERSGQHAHAAILREQCEAISAHVERELARARTHGAIQAVSVRTLVLPIVDRLVDLMSRIDSANSITWSVEIPENASAAMETDDFAEVVGNLLDNARKWARSAVTVQVHTNDGGGTVLSVSDDGPGVPGDRRQLVLQRGVHFAPDSHHSSGLGLAIVSDTLAEYGRELVIADTETGCAISFEIEPPRRGERKQGEAVVKLRPAVIH; via the coding sequence ATGAGCTCGGGCTCGATCCGCAAACGCATTCTGATGATCGCAGCCCTGACGATTGCCGTGACGCTCGCGGCTGCAGGCGCGGCTCTCATCCTGGTGTTCGAACAGCATGTCCTGAAGCGTATCGCGATTGAGCTGGAGATCCGCTCCAGTGAACTCGCCAAGGCGTTCGAGCTCGATGCGGACGGCAACCCACTGATCAACCACGATCTCGCCGATGCGCGCTATCAGCTGCCTTATGGCGGCGCCTACTGGCAGATCAGCGAGGGGGAGGTGCAGCATCTGCGTTCGCGCTCGCTCTGGGACCAGATCCTCGATACGAGCACGGTCAAGGGGGAGGAGAAGAGCAAGGGCGCGTTCGAGATCGACGGGCCGAACAATTCCGAGCTCTATGTGCTCGAACGCGCGGTCAGGCTCGACGGCGCCAATGGCCCGCGGACATTCCATCTCGCTGTCGCGCTTGACCATGCCGACATCGGCGAATTGCGCCATGCCTTCTCCCTCGATGTCGCGAAGATCCTGTTCCTGCTCGCATTATTGCTGATCGGTGGGGCCTGGCTGCAGATGCGGTTCGGCCTGCGGCCCCTTCACCAGTTGCGCGCGAGCCTCACCGCCGTGCGCGAAGGCCGCACGTCCCGCCTGACAGGGACGCTTCCGGAGGAAATCAAGCCGCTGGTCGATGATCTGAACAGGCTGCTCGATCGCCAGGATGAGCTGGTGCGCAAGGCGCGTGACAGGGCGGGCCTATTGGCACACGGACTGAAGACGCCGCTCACGATCCTGTCGAGCGAAGTGGCACGCCTGGAGCGGTCCGGACAGCACGCGCATGCGGCCATCCTGCGTGAACAATGCGAAGCGATCAGTGCGCATGTCGAGCGCGAGCTTGCACGGGCGCGGACCCACGGTGCGATACAGGCGGTCAGCGTGAGGACGCTCGTGCTGCCGATCGTCGACCGGCTGGTCGATCTGATGAGCCGCATCGACAGCGCCAACAGCATCACCTGGAGCGTCGAGATTCCCGAAAACGCCAGCGCTGCCATGGAAACCGACGATTTCGCCGAGGTCGTCGGCAACCTGCTCGACAATGCCCGCAAATGGGCGCGCAGTGCCGTCACGGTGCAGGTCCACACCAATGACGGCGGCGGCACCGTTCTCTCGGTCAGCGATGACGGGCCCGGCGTGCCGGGAGACCGACGCCAACTGGTCCTGCAGCGCGGTGTCCACTTCGCTCCGGACAGTCACCATTCGTCAGGTCTGGGTCTTGCGATCGTATCGGATACATTGGCCGAATACGGTCGGGAACTCGTCATCGCCGACACTGAAACCGGCTGCGCCATCTCGTTCGAAATCGAACCGCCCCGGCGCGGCGAACGAAAGCAGGGAGAGGCTGTGGTGAAGCTGAGACCTGCAGTCATCCACTAG
- the lpdA gene encoding dihydrolipoyl dehydrogenase yields MTEITCKLLVIGAGPGGYVCAIRAGQLGIDTVIVESTKLGGSCLNVGCIPSKALIHVADEYEKLATAAQGKTPFGLTASAPALDFKQAIGWKDGIVQRLNNGVAALLRKSKVKIVHGRARFRDGKTVAVETETGPKLIRAETIVIATGSAPVELPFLPFGGTVISSTQALSLPAVPGRLAVVGAGYIGLELGIAFAKLGSRVTLVEALPRILPLYDAELTAPVERSLSRLGVELLLGAKARGAVPDGKSLLVETVEGAERRIPADAILVTVGRKPVLSDLGLEELVLDMDGSFIRIGERCETSMRGIHAIGDVTGEPMLAHRAMAQGELVAEIVAGLPRAWDKRCIPAICFTDPEIVSAGLSPDEARRAGFEIKTGQFPLAASGRAMTLHSEQGFVRIVAQANTHVILGIQAVGQSVSELSAAFGLAIEMGATLEDIAGTIHAHPTLGEAVQEAALKALGHAIHI; encoded by the coding sequence ATGACCGAGATCACCTGCAAATTGCTTGTCATCGGCGCGGGCCCGGGCGGTTATGTCTGCGCCATCAGGGCCGGCCAGCTCGGCATCGACACGGTGATCGTCGAGAGCACGAAGCTCGGCGGCAGCTGCCTCAATGTCGGCTGCATTCCGTCCAAGGCGCTGATCCATGTCGCCGACGAATATGAGAAGCTGGCCACGGCCGCGCAGGGCAAGACACCGTTCGGGCTCACGGCCTCGGCGCCGGCGCTCGATTTCAAGCAGGCCATCGGCTGGAAGGACGGGATCGTCCAGCGCCTGAACAACGGCGTCGCCGCGCTCTTGCGCAAGTCCAAGGTCAAGATCGTGCATGGCCGGGCTCGCTTTCGCGACGGCAAGACCGTTGCCGTCGAGACCGAGACGGGCCCGAAGCTGATCCGGGCCGAAACAATCGTCATCGCCACTGGCTCTGCACCGGTCGAGCTGCCCTTCCTGCCCTTTGGCGGCACCGTGATCTCGTCGACTCAGGCATTGTCGCTGCCCGCGGTTCCGGGGCGGCTGGCGGTCGTCGGAGCCGGCTATATCGGCCTGGAACTGGGGATCGCCTTTGCGAAGCTCGGTTCGCGGGTCACCCTCGTCGAGGCGTTGCCAAGGATTCTTCCGCTTTACGATGCCGAGTTGACCGCGCCGGTCGAGAGATCGCTGTCGAGGCTCGGCGTCGAGCTTCTGCTCGGGGCGAAGGCGCGCGGTGCGGTTCCTGACGGCAAGTCCCTGCTGGTCGAAACGGTGGAAGGCGCGGAGCGGCGGATCCCGGCGGACGCGATACTCGTCACCGTTGGCCGCAAGCCGGTGCTGTCCGATCTCGGGCTCGAGGAACTGGTGCTAGACATGGATGGCAGCTTCATCCGCATCGGCGAGCGCTGCGAGACCTCGATGCGCGGTATCCATGCGATCGGGGATGTCACCGGCGAGCCGATGCTGGCACACCGCGCCATGGCGCAAGGCGAGTTGGTGGCGGAGATCGTCGCAGGGCTGCCGCGCGCCTGGGACAAGCGCTGCATTCCGGCGATCTGCTTCACCGATCCGGAGATCGTCTCGGCCGGTCTTTCACCGGACGAGGCGCGTCGAGCCGGCTTCGAAATCAAGACCGGGCAGTTTCCGCTTGCTGCCAGCGGCCGCGCGATGACGCTCCACAGCGAGCAGGGCTTTGTCCGCATCGTCGCCCAGGCCAATACCCATGTGATCCTGGGTATCCAGGCGGTCGGGCAATCCGTCTCCGAACTCAGCGCGGCCTTTGGGCTCGCCATCGAAATGGGCGCAACGCTCGAGGATATCGCGGGAACGATCCACGCTCATCCGACGCTCGGCGAAGCCGTGCAGGAGGCGGCGCTGAAGGCGCTCGGCCACGCCATCCATATCTGA
- a CDS encoding dihydrolipoamide acetyltransferase family protein — protein sequence MAERVIKLPDVGEGIAEAELVEWHVKVGDIVREDDLLAAVMTDKATVEIPSPVEGEVVWVGADIGDTVAIGSALVRLKVAGEGAADAGEAEGNEAPEPVAVEKPAAAPKKEAQASALVKPAEIKPAAPPLPRAVSSPTLSVAPRRQAGEKPLASPAVRLKAREAGIDLRQVVGSGQGGRITHEDLDSFALRGPEAERAPGLARRTAVTDVKIVGLRRKIAEKMALSKARIPHITIVEEVDVSALEDLRAVLNKKPTPERPKLTLLPFVMRALVKALAEQPNLNALFDDEAGIVHQHAGIHIGIATQTPTGLIVPVVKHAEARDLWDCARELGRLAERGREGIATRDELTGSTITVTSLGALGGIATTPVINHPEVAIVGVNKMMIRPMWNGTSFVPRKMMNLSSSFDHRVIDGWDAAVFVQRLKELLENPATLFVDA from the coding sequence ATGGCGGAACGGGTCATCAAGCTTCCGGATGTCGGCGAGGGCATTGCCGAGGCCGAGCTCGTCGAGTGGCACGTCAAGGTCGGCGACATCGTGCGCGAGGACGATCTCCTTGCAGCCGTCATGACCGACAAGGCGACAGTCGAGATTCCGTCACCGGTCGAGGGCGAGGTGGTCTGGGTCGGTGCCGATATCGGCGACACCGTCGCGATCGGCTCGGCGCTGGTCCGGCTGAAGGTTGCCGGCGAAGGTGCGGCGGATGCCGGCGAGGCGGAGGGGAACGAGGCTCCCGAGCCGGTTGCTGTCGAGAAACCCGCCGCTGCACCGAAGAAAGAAGCGCAGGCTTCCGCACTGGTTAAGCCGGCCGAGATCAAACCCGCTGCACCGCCCCTGCCGCGGGCCGTCTCTTCTCCCACGCTGAGCGTCGCACCGAGGCGGCAGGCCGGCGAGAAGCCGCTCGCCTCGCCAGCGGTCCGACTGAAGGCGCGCGAGGCCGGGATCGACCTGCGCCAGGTCGTGGGCTCCGGCCAAGGCGGGCGCATCACTCACGAGGACCTCGACAGCTTCGCGCTGCGCGGTCCCGAGGCCGAACGTGCGCCAGGATTGGCGCGAAGGACCGCGGTCACCGACGTCAAGATCGTCGGCCTGCGCCGCAAGATTGCCGAGAAGATGGCGCTGTCCAAGGCGCGCATTCCGCACATTACCATCGTCGAGGAAGTCGACGTCAGCGCCCTCGAGGACTTGCGCGCCGTCCTCAACAAGAAGCCGACGCCGGAGCGACCGAAGCTGACGCTCCTGCCCTTCGTGATGCGGGCGCTCGTCAAGGCGCTGGCCGAGCAGCCGAACCTGAACGCGCTGTTCGACGACGAGGCCGGGATCGTTCACCAACATGCCGGCATCCATATCGGTATCGCGACCCAGACTCCGACCGGGCTGATCGTGCCGGTCGTGAAACATGCCGAGGCTCGTGATCTCTGGGACTGCGCCCGGGAACTCGGCCGCCTCGCCGAACGGGGACGCGAAGGCATCGCGACCCGGGACGAATTGACGGGTTCCACAATCACGGTCACATCGCTCGGTGCGCTCGGCGGTATCGCCACCACGCCGGTGATCAACCACCCCGAGGTCGCCATCGTCGGCGTCAACAAGATGATGATCCGGCCGATGTGGAACGGCACGAGCTTCGTCCCGCGAAAGATGATGAATCTGTCGTCGAGCTTCGACCATCGTGTCATCGATGGCTGGGATGCGGCCGTCTTCGTGCAGCGGCTCAAGGAGCTTCTGGAAAACCCGGCAACGCTCTTCGTGGATGCCTGA
- a CDS encoding alpha-ketoacid dehydrogenase subunit beta, with amino-acid sequence MARMTMIEAIRSALDVSMGRDENVVVYGEDVGFFGGVFRCTHGLQQKYGVNRCFDAPINELGIVGTAVGMAAYGLRPCVEIQFADYMYPAYDQIVSEAARLRYRSAGDFTCPLVIRMPTGGGIFGGQTHSQSPEALFTHVSGLKTVVPSNPHDAKGLLIAAIEDPDPVIFLEPKRLYNGPFDGHHDRPVTPWSKHELSEVPDGHFVLPLGKAAIRREGASVTIIAYGTMVHVAEAATEETGIDAEVIDLRSLLPLDLDTIVASVRKTGRCIVLHEATLTSGFGAELTALVQEHCFYHLEAPVMRVAGWDTPYPHAQEWAYFPGPARVGAALREIMESR; translated from the coding sequence ATGGCTCGAATGACGATGATCGAGGCGATCCGTTCGGCGCTCGATGTCTCGATGGGCCGCGACGAGAATGTCGTGGTCTATGGCGAGGATGTCGGCTTCTTCGGCGGCGTGTTTCGATGCACCCATGGCCTGCAGCAGAAATACGGGGTGAACCGCTGCTTCGACGCTCCGATCAACGAACTCGGCATCGTCGGCACGGCAGTCGGCATGGCGGCCTATGGCCTGCGCCCCTGCGTCGAGATCCAGTTCGCCGACTACATGTATCCGGCTTACGATCAGATCGTCTCGGAGGCGGCCAGGCTGCGCTACCGTTCGGCCGGCGATTTCACCTGTCCGCTGGTGATCCGCATGCCGACCGGCGGCGGCATCTTCGGCGGCCAGACGCATAGCCAGAGCCCGGAGGCGCTCTTCACCCATGTTTCCGGGCTGAAGACTGTGGTGCCCTCCAATCCGCATGATGCCAAGGGCCTCTTGATTGCCGCAATCGAGGATCCCGATCCCGTCATCTTCCTCGAACCGAAGCGGCTCTATAACGGCCCGTTCGACGGTCATCACGATCGCCCGGTGACACCCTGGTCCAAGCATGAGCTGAGCGAGGTGCCTGACGGCCATTTCGTGCTGCCGCTCGGCAAGGCCGCGATCCGGCGCGAGGGCGCGAGCGTCACCATCATCGCCTATGGCACCATGGTTCATGTCGCCGAGGCAGCCACCGAAGAAACCGGCATCGACGCCGAGGTCATCGATCTGCGCAGCCTGCTGCCGCTCGACCTCGATACGATCGTGGCCTCCGTGCGCAAGACAGGCCGCTGCATTGTCCTGCACGAGGCGACGCTGACCTCGGGGTTCGGCGCAGAGCTCACAGCCCTGGTGCAGGAGCATTGCTTCTACCATCTCGAGGCGCCCGTCATGCGCGTCGCCGGCTGGGACACTCCCTATCCGCATGCCCAGGAATGGGCCTATTTCCCCGGCCCGGCGCGCGTCGGCGCCGCCCTGCGCGAGATCATGGAGAGCCGGTGA